In the Lagenorhynchus albirostris chromosome 16, mLagAlb1.1, whole genome shotgun sequence genome, cgacggtgaggggcccgcgtaccgcaaaacaaacaaaaaaaattgacctTAGAAGGAAGGGGCCACATCCTTTggcaacaaaaagcaaacatcAGTCAAACCCCAGATGTACAGCTGGCTCAGACAGAGGCATGCCAACAGCTCTAATGTCCACAACCAAATCCATCAGTCTGCATGTAAAGAGAAACCACTACATTTCTAAATCTAGAGTGGTGTGACCCACAGTATAAATACTTGGATTGATCACACAGGTGCACCCACCAAGTGCAAGCTGAATTTACTCTCAACATCATGGACAACAGTAATTGTGGGCATTTCCTTCCATGAACCTGGTCCTCCAGACATCCTTGGAGGCTCAAGGAGGCTGCTTTTTGAGTATTTCAGCACTCAAGATACTTTGTGTCCTGATTATTTCTCTTAGTTACACGCGGTCGTGCATGTTCTTTTGAGACTACTGAATTTGAATCAGAGTCTCAGAACTAGTCAAGAGGCCTTGAAGATCAGCAGGTAGAACCTCACACTTGCTGTAGCATTTAATCTActaatttttcagatgaagaaacagaggctccaaGAGGTTGACTAATAAGAGGTGGAGCGAATAGAGGATAAAAACACACAACTTGAAGCCTGAGTACTGATTAGCTCTATAACCTTGAAGAGGTTCCTGCTCCTCCCTGtgcccgtttcctcatctgtaaaagtggGAGAATGATACCTATCTCATATGGTAGTTGAGAAGAATCAGTGAATTAAACCACATAAAGTGCTCCAAATAGCCTAACATAATAAGCGTCATACGAGTGCTTGTATTCATGAATATACCAAAGAACCCCACTACAACTGGGAATCTGATCCTACCTTTCCTCTACACAATTAGAAGAAGAAAATTCTACCCATTGACAAATTTACAGTGATTACAAATAGCTGTCATATACAATGTCCTTTAAGGATGTCTCATTAAAACCTGCATCTGAGTTCTTGAAATTCACTCAAGAAGAGCTCCTATAGTGACAAGCAGGTATGATAACCGGCCCAGGAAACCAACAAAGCTCAGTGACACACCAAGTCTGAAAATTAACCTTTTTACCAAGTAGACCTGAATCTCTCCTCAAGGGTTGCCCGCACCCCACACCACACCAGTATTTCTACAACTTGGGTCCATCTTCTGTCAACTACGGTCTTAATGAACTGAAAGGCTGGATTTTGACTTAGATGTCATTCTTGGCAAGGCTGTTAGTTCAACTTTTCTTTGGCTGGTCAAGATTATTTTTCAACAAGTTCTTTAGCCCACAGTGTTACAGTATACCAccaaagaaatcaagaaatgaaTATTGCTGTGGGTGGGAAAAGAAATACCAGATGGAACTCCTGCCATGCTGATAATTATAATCTACAAGGTGTTTGATTCACTAAGTGTGGCAAGAGGGTATATTTTATAAGAAGTTTGCAGCTGATGAATACCAAAGGCCAAAAACCCAATCTGCGAAGAGACTGCTTATGAGCTATGAGAATCATTTGCACGACAAGGTACTCCTCCAATCACATGACTAATAAAGTGAACTTCCTAGAACCGGAAACAGCACAGAAATTATCCAGCCCCTTGAACATGCCTGGCTTAGAGTAGGCATCCGGTGAAAATTAATTGAATAAATCTAATTGCCATCAGTGAAAAAATATCTCATATTAACTTGGATCTTTATTAATGTGACCTAAGGTACTTGAAAGAATGTGAGGAATTTCTTATGTAATTAACTCTGAAATGAAATGGGTAAAAAGGAGCCCAAAGAATGAGCTCTGATTGCTCGATAgcataaaatagagatttaaggAAAACAGATGAAGTTTTAAAACTCAAATCAAGAGGAAGGgagcaaatattttcatctttagcCTTTATTTCATGACCTACCGTTTAATATTTGAAATCCTGAGGATTATCagggtgacaaaaatgttctttttcctttagagATCAAGAGAAAGCTTTTCAAGGATTATAGATGTGGGTCATCTGCTTTGTAAAATAGTCCAGCAGTTCCTCAGAAGTTTAAAGGAagagtcaccatatgacccaATAATCCCACAAGTTGGTGtatacacaagagaaatgaagacatatgcCCTTGCAAGAATTGGTACATGAgtgttcgtagcagcattattcataattgacAGAAGTAAAaacaatgcagggcttccctggtggcgcagtggttgagagtccgcctgccgatgccggggacaggggttcgtgccccggtccaggaggatcccatgtgccgcggacaggctgggcccctgagccatggcttctgggcctgcgtgtccgtagcctgtgctccgccatgggagaggccacaacagtgagaggcccgtgtaccggaataaataaataaataattaattaattaaaaaaaataaaaacaatgcgaATAACCATCTACTGATCAATGGATAAATaatatgtggtatatccatgcaatggaatattatttggccattaagaagccaggcacaaaaggctATACattgtatgattctttttatatgaaattccCACATAAAAAGTAGATTAGTATTGCCTAGGGCTGGCAGGAGGGGTGGTTGGGGGCAGGTTAGGTTGAGGGAAAATCGGAAGTAACTGCTCATGGGGATTAATGGGTACggggtttctttttagggtgataaAATTGTTCCAAATTCATTGTGGTAATAGTTGCGCAACTccgtaaatatactaaaaaaatcattgaattgtacatttcaAATAGAttaattgtatggtatatgaactATATGTCAATAAGGCTGCTGTTAAAGTAAGCTACAGCAGATGCAGTTTTAGCTCtgcttacagtttttaaaaagcggTCCTAAAAACACAGCTTTTTCATTCATCTAGTAGAGCCATGAAGCTCCCTAACATCATGACAAGTTAGGGGCCAGACATGATCAGCCTGGAATAATCATGGGAAAATTGCAACCCCTGGAGAGAGGATTCCTTGTTTAAAGTAAGTTGTGATGTGTCCCATACAAAGGACACAGAACATCAGAGAGTCTCACATTCTCTCTTTATTCTGCCATGAGAAAGTTGCCCTAAACCAGAGAAGTTATGTAGAAGCTAAATTTTTATCAATCCTACAAAATTAACTCCCCACTTCTTCACTAAGCTGTAGTCACACTGGCCTCCCTAAGGGTTTGCTGAGCTCCACCTACCGCAGTGCCTTTGTACCCGCTGTTCTTCCTGCAGGAAGTCCTCACTTGTCCCCAGATCTCCACCTGGCTAACTCCTCATCAGTCAAGCCTCTGCTCCATTGTCGCCTTCTCAGGAAAAGCTCCTTAGCTCCCcctaattaaaatattcttccccCCACAGAAACCGTCTCTGCCATGGGTCCACTTCATTTTCTGCACAGCATTTGGAACTATCTGAAACGCTCACGTGCTTATCAGTTTGTTGTCCGCCTCCCCCGGCAGaagggcacaaaagcctttccgtgtcccccatttcttgattacaggaaataggattcattcagcctccacgacttccctgagttccaaccaGCAGCTTCAaagagttgctaatcagggaagggaggggattcGGACAAGGAAGGCGCAGTCGAGGAACAATAGCGccgccttggggcagggtcctggttccccctcaagggatacacataatgatatctttgagctctttacagataCTGAAGCCCTCACCAGGTGGGAGCAGTTAACGgtctgctgcccacaagcacgtagaccccagaccggttgaAACCAGAAGTTTGATGATGCCGACTCCCAATTACCGCACCACCAACCAACGAGAAGAACGTCCACAAGCCGATCACGCCCTCCTCTGTGAACCGTTaatataaaactcctcactagcCCCTCCGGgtcaggacacacagttttgagggcattagcctgctgtggcccccttggcctggcaaagcaataaagctgttctttttaCTTCACCCAGAACTCTGTCTCTGAAAATTAATTCTGTGTCGGGGTACAGAGGCCGGATTTGGCTTCACGGACAGGGACCGAAATATTTCCCTGTGCCTACAAAGCTAGCAGATAGGCAGTGAGCGCTTGATAAAGATTTATTGAGTAAATGATCTCCACGGGATAAGTCATAATCAACTCTGTAAACAACATCTGAAAGGTCAGCCTCTGTACCTGCCACACCTCAGACAGGAGTCCAGGGACACTGACCCTTCAGAGAACAGCCTGTAGCCACCTCCAGGCTGAAAGGGCAAAGGGCTGAGACTGAAAACCCAGTTGGCCACCAAGGACTTCCTGTGCTCCTTCACTAATCTTCCCTCACCGTGGTCCCAGGTCAGGTGGCGGCGCAGCTCTGGGGCCTTTCCTGTTGGTTTATAAATAAGTCTAGGCTCATTGCTGATCCCAGAGTGGCCTACGTGGCAACTTGCCTTCAGCTTGCTCAGTAGGACCGCTTGCAGGAAGGGCAGCAAACAATAGCCACGCAGAAGCAGCGCAGAACAGCAGTCTGCATCTGTGTGGTCACGTGCACACCACGCGCTTCAGATCTTCCCtcaaaggacctactgtagagcacagggaactctgctcaatattctgcaataacctacatgggaaaagaatctgaaaaagaacagatacatgtatatgtataactgaatccctttgctgtactcctgaaactaacacaacattgttaatcaactctactccaatataaaataaaaattaaaaaaaaaaatcccccaaaaccTTGACCCTGGTTTCTACAGAAGCAGTTTGTCCCAATCACGCCCCAAAGTTAGGAACTGTCCATTCTAACTCAGAATGGCTATCTGGCTTAGTTTTCTTGTAAGTTATTTCATTCGAGTGAACACTTAAAGAATCACTAATGCTTCATCAACTGTAGAGTACTTGTCACTCAATTCCAGAAAACTCGTGTTTACCTAACCCAGGCTGCATACATACGTATATGCCGTGGACATTGTTGCCATTTAGGAAAACAATCCTTTTCCAATCCTGCGGAAGGTAGTCACAGGTCCCTTACTTCACAGAGCTACTCCTGTCTTCTTGATGTTTATAACAACGTCTTAAGAGTTCTAGGACTCCTTTCTGTTACCTATCTCCCTGTAAGTATCAGTCCAGTTCATTTAAGAGTCACAGTGTTTCTATGTGATACATGAAGCTAATGGTCTTAATGccacttctgtttttttcttggttctattttgttttaacaGGAAGAGTAGCAGacccagagagattaagcaacttgccccgAGGTCACATACCTGTTCAGTGCCAAACAGTAGGAACACTGAGTCCGTGAGCTTCCCTCCACATCAGCACTTCTCAATGCATCTGAACCACTGGGGAATCTGGTTACAGTGCAGATTCTGAATTCAGCAGCTCTGGGGggttgcggggtgggggggaccagGATTCTGCATGTTTCCCAAGCTCCCAGGAGTTGCTGCTCGTGGTGGCCCTCAGAACACCTTTCATCACACCCTTCATAACACCCCAGGCATGTCCATCCTAATACTTCCCCCAGTGGCTGTTGCACTATTTGGGTATTCATTCATTTCTCCCACTAACCTATGAGCTCCAGGAGAGCATGAACTATGTTGTATTCACTGTTTTGACCTGGGCGCCCAGCACCACACGTGCCAAAAAGgaactgaacaaatatttttgaagagtggAGGAAAAGTGACCTATTTCCAATGACAAAGCCACGTTGACTGCATATTAAGACTCTGATTtcttatacaaaacagaaacagacttagaaaacaaacttatggttaccaaaggggaaaggtgggaagggagaaatcaattgggagtttgggattgccatatacacaccactatatttaaaatagataaccaacaaggacctactgtagagcacagggaactctgctcagtactctgtaataatctaaatgggaaaagaatttgaaaaagaatagatatgtgtataactgaatcactttgctgtacacctgaaacacaacattgtaaatcaactatcgccccatttgaaagaaaaatttaaaaaaaaagaatcaatcgatcaatcaatcaatgaacatttttttaataggCTATTCATCAAGTATCCTCTGCTGTCTGGAGTCACATTATGACATCCAGTTGTCATCGCCGGGTCCCCAAATAACATAACCAAATAAAAGCCCCGTAGTTTCAACCAGTTTATACCTACACTTGCCGCAGAACTCTGCCAGGGGTCAGGGGGACAGAATCACATCCTTGGGCCAACGGGATGGGATAACATGAGGTCATTCTAAGGGCGAGGGGGAGGTGTAGAACAGGCAGGGCGATGGAGGCTCGCTAACGCTCAGCATCACCTGAGGATGCTGACGACAGCAGTCCTCCACGGATTGTGCGTTTTCCATATGCCAAGCACTCGGCTGCGCACGTTGCACCCGTCATCTCATGTCATCTTCTCGACAAACCTATGACACAGGCACTTATTTTATATGTAAGGAAGCAGAGACGTAAGGTTATTAAACCATAAGCGGTGAAGCCAAGATCtggacccaggcagcctggcttcaGCGTCCGTGCTTCTAACCACATTGTTGACTGCCTGGAAGCACACAGAAAAGAAGCAATTGCTTGAGCCTGGGAGTGACTTGACTTCCCTGTCAACAGCCGGATTAATAGGCTCCAAGAAATCCCACATAGAGGGGCTTGGGGAGAAACACATCACATCCACATTATATCCAAAAGGAAGTGTTCAACAATATTATGTAGGGAAAAAAGAGATTCTGTTACAGCAAATGCTCACATAGTTTTGACTCTGTTTGGCTTATGGTTAAATATACAACACCACTGAAAGGTTAAGTAAGAGTCACTGAAGTAATAAGTCTCAAAGGTCCCAGATTCCTTTCACACTTCATTAGGTCTCTTATGAAACCTTGCGTTAATGTCTGGGCCAAATCTGAGAAGATGGTCATCACATGGACGAGTTCAGGATTTTATGAAACATGTGTGTCCAATGTAAAAAGTCAAAAAGTCTAAAGGACAAAGAGAACTTTGTTTTTCAAAGGCTTAAAGAGCAGAAGTTCAACAGTTATATTTTAGCACTGTCAGAAAATGAGGGAGTCAAGAAAACTGTGGAAGAGAATGCATTGTCCATTTGGATATGAGAAAAGGGTAAACTTAATCTCTCTTTTCGatagaagatttttaaatgtggaataagaaaataaatcagggCAATACTAAAGTATAGCCATAGGGTCTTGAATAAAACATTACTGTGAAAAAACGTTGAGCTCTACAGATTGCTTTTTAACCACACttgtttaattattatttacCTTTGGAGGCACTATGATATGATGGATTGTGAAGGCCCAAGAtctggttctgccacttcctagGTATAGTCTCCAGCTAGCATAATTCTTCCAGGATTCAGTgtgttcatctgtgaaatgggacaacTCACTCCTGCCTCCTAGGATTACTGGGAGCCTTACATTAAATGACATACTGTGAGCATTTAGtcccaaacagaaaatcaacacAGGTTGCaccttgttttctctcctttcttacaaGTTCTATTTTCCTAAAAGAATGTTGTTTAAGCATTTCTATTCCTAACTTTAAGTTTTTGTTAGTAGAAACATAAAATTGTGGAGGGTTAAGAAAAACAATCTACCTACACACAGATGAAATGTGTatgtaagaaaatgagaataaactATTAGCATACATTATGGAAAGATCAGCTTACATTAAGCTTGATGTgttaaaaatagaaccatataataaacaacaaggtcctactgtacagcacagggaactatattcaatatcctgtgataacccataatagaaatgaatatgaaaaagaatgtatatatgtataaatgaatcactttgctgtatagcagaaatcaacataacattgtaaatcaactatagtttaatgaaataaatttaaaaaataaattaaaaaaaatagaaccataTAAAATTTCACATAGGTACGCATCCTTAAGAAACAACTTCACTCATAATTACACCTACAAATTTCAGTCAATCTATCAACTAATGATCATGTTAAAAATCAAAAAGTTTTATGAGAGTAGTGtagatttttggaaaaaattccATTTCAATTTATGTGAATGTTTTATAAACCAGAAAGTACTAAATAATATACAATGTTGTTTTTATTGCAATGTCCTTTTGGCCTCTAGAATAATTGGAGATGTCATCAAATTAAAATCACTCAACATACtaaattacaaaattttattcACTGTAATTCAATATGAAATTCACATGTAAAGTAAGGGAAGTCAGCTTTCTAAGAAGTTATAACAACATATATAATAGACAGGAAGTCAACAAAgataaaaaacagaatttttagAAGTCTTCCCACAATTTCATCTTCCAGACTTGTGGGGTTAGTAGTAGAAATTAACATCCAGTGTTTACACGTCATATCCAAGAGCTCCTGCTCCCtagggggaaaagaaagagaaaatgtcctTAAATGAACACATTTATAACCCTGATTCTTTAAAATCAATCTCATATTTGCACTGGAAAGAAACAGTGATCAAGAAATGTCTTTCAAgtcttccctagtggcgcagtggttgagaatccgcctgccaatgcaggggacaggggttcgagccctggtccgggaagatcccacatgccatggagcaactacgcccgagcgccacaactactgagcctgtgctctagaccccgctagccacaactacagagcccgcgcgcctagagcccgtgctccacaacacaagaagccaccgcaatgagaagctcgtgcaccacaatgaagagtaacccccactctccacaactagagaaagcccacgtgcagcgaggaagacacaatgcagccaaaaataaataaataaatttgtaaaacaaacaaacaaaaaaaaacagctcaAGGAACTACCAGAATTACCCCTCTCTTTTCAATGTTATCCATAACTAGTTTATTTTTGAAGTCTTATCTGCAAAGCCATTTACAATCATTCTTATGGCATCAGTGAAATTGCCATTCTTCTAACCTGTACAGTGGGTATTACCAGGAAATGAGAATTTGAAGACATGGAAAGAGGCATGTGATAAAATTCTTAAACATTAAACAACAAAaggtttttttcatttccctgatctTTCCTCAAAATCTTCTCATATTTTGGTCACTTAACcagacattaaatattttaatttcttccacACTTCTGTGTTAAtcagtttttttaatatcttaatttttttaagtattacggaatttttaaagatattaatttgTGGTCTGTTTAGCGCACTGTCGGAATATTTCACATGCCTGTCAGGTAGGGAGTTTAGAACCATTCTTAACTCCTTTTTCCAGGAATGTGAACTTGGCCTTACATCCAAGTCCCTTATACACACTCAACTTAAAATCagcatcaagggcttccctggtggcgcagtggttaagaatccgcctgccaatgcaggggacacgggttcgagccctgatctgggaaaatcccccatgccacagagcaactaagcccgtgcaccacaactactgagcctgcactctagagcccgacagccacaactactgagcccacgcgccacaactaccaaagcctgcatgcaacaagagaagccaccgcaatgagaagcccgcgcaccgcaacgaagagtaacccctgctctccacaactagagaaagcgcgcgcACAgcaaacaaagacccaatgcagccaaaaataaataaactttaaaaaatttatttaaaaaaatgagcatcAATATTTTTAGAAAGTGGCAAGATCGggatgggaaaatattttctgctatttTTCACTCAAACCCAAAAAGGCAGGTTGAGTTTTAAGAGAGAAGGtgaaagagagagggggagagagatgaGATTTATACAAGTATCTTCTTCCACTTTTAGCAATCTTGATTAATTTCTATAATAACTAACCCCCTTCCTAAAGGAGGGAATGACTTGCCCCAAATTACACAGCAATCACTGGCAAAGTAAACGCCTAGAATTTCCCTTAAGTTCAACAATTCCTTGTGCCTATGTTTGGGAAAGAAGGGGTAAGAATAACACATGGGTTCGCAAAGCGATTTTCCTTCCCTCCTATGGCCTCCACCTCCATCTTGTGTTTCTTCAGTCTGTGCTCTGAGGGGTACCTTCAATTTTCTCCAACAGCGGTAAAGAGAGAGACTGAATAGGAAGTGAGGGAAAGACCAGACAACTGGTGGGGGTCGAAGAGTGCGCAGAAACCCATTTCTCACCTGACTTAATCCCGGGTAGTGGTTGGTAATGCTGCTCCTGGGTTTTCTCTCCAGCTGCTCTTGCTAGAACAAAGTGCATTCAGCACAGGTGGTCTCTTAGCAACCTTGGTTCCTGTGTCAAAGCACAGCGAAAGCTTTTATTGGATGCTGAGGAGGTCTGTGAAGTGGCCGGGCAGGGAGCCTGCCTGGAGAGACTCTAAAATGACTCTCAAAGAAGTCAGGAAGGAGATGTGGAAGAGTGGAGTTCGGCAAACGTGACACGTTGATTTCAACATATCACAGAATCGTAGAGCTGAAAACTAAACTTTTCACAAAAAGTTTAAACTGAACTCTATAATTTTCCTGGCGGGCCAAACACTTAccatgcttttattattttattttattttttggcgtGCCAtggggcatatgggatcttagttcccccaccagggattgaatccacaccccctgcagtggaagcaggaagTCTAAACCACGCTTTTAAAACAATAGGTCTCAGGGGGTGAGGGAATGGAAGAGATGTGTAAGGGTTACACGTGTGCAACGAGTAGATAAATAAGTCCCGGAGACCACTGTAATACACAGTACAGTGAGCATAGACATAAAAGTGTGTTATAAACATTAAGCTTGCTAAGAGATTAGATTTTAATTGTTTCCAGCACTAGAAGCATTAGAAAGTGGAGTGAACTTATTACAAAAGACCAGGCTGTAACATTCAGCCATAAATGGAAAATTATCCAACAAAATGATGGTTACTACAActatgaaataatagaaaatactacttagaaaattatgttaaaatatttaattatgattAAAAGCCATACCTTATGAACACCTATTATACTCCTGGACAAGCATGGATAATCACACCAGGATACATATCCAAACATTATTTGTAATATCCTcaacttaaaaacaaaccaaatgccCATTAGTAGATAGATAAatgcatataatggaatattatacaataATGAAAATTAAGCTCCAGCTACATACAAGAACAGCGGTGAATTTCACAAACACAATATTGAATTTTTACAATCATGAAAATTAAGCTCCAGCTACATATGAAAACAGTGGTgaattttataaacataatattgaattttttaaaagcaaggcacaaaagaaaatgcacagtgtaaatatatttatgtaaagtaGGAAAACAGAGTTAAAGGTGTATGGTTTAGGGGTGTATATGTGGGTGCAATGGTGTAGGTGGTGAATTGATCAAGAAAAGCAGAGGATTGGCTACCATAAAATCAGGGTAGTGGTGGTGTTagtgaggggaagggaagggctgCACGGGTGTGGGGAGCCTCCAGCAGTATTTCATTTCTTGTCCTGGTTGGTGGTTACACTGGCAATCATTTTTTAACTACTTGCTAAACCGCACATAGAAATTTTATAGGCTTTTCTGTAGGTATGTTAGACTTCACAAtcgaaatatttaaaaaaaggaaacaggactATCTACAAATGTCAATAATGGTCATAGTGGTCGAATTTGGGTGAAGGActgtatgtgattttttttccttgctttttccacttctcacattttcatttaaaaggatGTTGCTTATATAACTTCAGAAAACGAAAGAAAGTAGTCCCATAACGGCTAGTCCTCTTTCTTTCCCATATACTTAAAAGTAATgtatactgattttatttttgtccaaccaaacattttaacaaatatgAATTCGGGAAAATTAAATGTCAGTCaaagattttaatgaaaatatttaacttaCACTTTATccaataaattacatattttcattaaaatgtttcacTGAGACATTTCATTTTCCTTGAGTTTACACTGTCTCTTTGGCTAAAGAACATGTTCTAGTCTCATTCAAAATGTTCAGGAGAAAGAGGAATGGTGGtggtttctgtttggttcttctcaGTGTTAGATCTGTTTCTGGATTTAAATCATTGGAAGGACACGAATCTGTACCATCGTAAGTTTACTAGCACACTGAGATTTTACTGTGGATTAAAATTCTGATTGTTGCAGTGTTTGATTTACATTTTGCCTAATTAGTTCTTACTTACTTTTCTAGAAGCTTGGTAATCACATGTTTTTTCTTTGCAGGGACGTTCTTTTCGAGGAAAGGCTAGTTAACAGCagcattttcaggaaaaaaaatgatttgtagtgtttttttTATCGGATAAAACATgcactaaataaatgtaaaaaataaattaattaataattaaatttgaAACAAGCTAGGACACTTCTAAAAGTATGCTAGAATGTATTGAGTGTGACTATCTCAAGACCGTGGTCTTATCTTGAATGCAGTATTTAAAAGTCGTAGTTAAAATAACATCACCTCCAATTTCTGATATAAGACAGCCTAGgttatagaaaaatggtacagatgaaccggttgccgggcagaaattgagacacagatgtagagaacaaacgtatggacaccaagggggaaaagtggcaggggtggtggtggtgggatgaattgggagattgggattgacatatatacactaatatgtataaaatagataactaataagaacctgctgtataaaaaataaataaaataaaatttaagacatCCTAGGTTATTTGGGGCCTAATATATTTCATGTTGAAATTTCAGATGACCGCAAATAATTTTCCCTCCCATTTAAATGCCTCTacgttcctttcttttccctattTCCAAAAGGCACTGAGAATcaatttattttgtagaaattaaTTTATAGAATGTTATACTTAAAATAGAATGAATACTCTTATCTAGTTTTAAAAACttgtctttattatattttcttttgattccatcAAGAGTCCAAATGATCTAAATCCAAACTGACCTGTTCATTGAATGGTTGAATGGTGGAATCCTACAAGGTAAGTTAGACTAATGGCGAGTAGCTGTAACTTTTGGTCTCTGGGGGTTGAACTTCACTGCATTCTCTGTTCTTCACCCTGCCATCAGTTTGTAGCCTCTGGCCTTTCAAACCTTTATAATCTtgattttatataaaacaaagttTCTCAAGTCAACTCTGACTCCTGGGACCATAGTGCATTTGCTAAACGGcttggcaaaaataaaacaatgcaaaacaaacaagtaaaacgCCCTCTATTCTATAAAATTATTACTGGTACTAAGACTTCACCTGTTTCTCAATCTCTCTCAGCCTCTACGATTTCCCCTGATTAGGCGTGGATTCCTGGTCAAGATAAAGAACAGAACATACTTTGCAAAGTCTCtttttaaatccaaagaaaacacTTTTCATTGGATTCAAGATTATAGT is a window encoding:
- the MRLN gene encoding myoregulin, giving the protein MTCKHWMLISTTNPTSLEDEIVGRLLKILFFIFVDFLSIIYVVITS